In the genome of Gammaproteobacteria bacterium, one region contains:
- a CDS encoding acyl carrier protein, whose product MAPEAITAQLIATLEDFTADWDSEFEGDMNRDTKLLADLSFESIDIIQLVVAIEEDFGKRKLPFEKLLMKDGRYVDDLSIGQISDFLAQQL is encoded by the coding sequence ATGGCTCCCGAGGCCATCACCGCCCAGTTGATCGCCACCCTGGAAGACTTCACCGCCGACTGGGACAGCGAGTTCGAAGGCGACATGAACCGCGACACCAAGCTGCTGGCTGACCTGTCGTTCGAATCGATCGACATCATCCAGCTCGTGGTCGCGATCGAAGAGGACTTCGGCAAGCGCAAGCTGCCGTTCGAGAAGCTGCTGATGAAGGACGGCCGCTACGTCGACGATCTGTCGATCGGTCAGATTTCGGACTTCCTCGCGCAGCAGTTGTGA
- a CDS encoding alkaline phosphatase family protein — protein sequence MSKTLFIGLDGCTYTVLNEMTRDLPGEGVTMPFMKSVMEAGARAKLASTPNPLTPPAWASIQTGRGPGHHGVFDFIRAEDKDGEIYWTLYDSRDIDCEFIWQIASRQGKKVAALNFPLTAPAPENVNGCVVPGFIPAKHLRRNTYPRELFDRMKQDIPGFDPKELAWDFDNEKQAMEKLSEEDTESWVRYHLPREEQWFRVAEYIMQNDDPDLMAVMFDGTDKIQHQAWAFLDPELVPANPEPWEKRMRDVCLEYFRNLDGYIKRLVELAGPDAQVFFASDHGFTASTEVLRINAFLADKGYVKWAESDGSEQALRREASDFANLDWAGTTAYCRTPSSNGINIRVAAKPGDSGVPPEQYESFREKLIDDLYSLTNEKGEPVVIDVLKREDWFPGKHMERAPDLTLVLRDHGFVSIRNFQPVVIQRELAAGTHHPDGIFMAYGPGVAASGMIDRRQIVDVAPTLLHSVGLKVPKDFEGEVPAAFFSEQWLAQNPVQHGAKTKAPGERQAGEEMDEKEKQQLMEQLQMLGYME from the coding sequence ATGAGCAAGACCTTATTCATCGGCCTGGACGGCTGCACCTACACCGTCCTCAACGAAATGACCCGCGATCTTCCGGGCGAAGGCGTCACCATGCCGTTCATGAAGAGCGTCATGGAAGCCGGCGCGCGCGCCAAGCTGGCGTCCACGCCGAATCCGCTGACGCCACCGGCCTGGGCTTCGATCCAGACCGGCCGCGGGCCGGGGCATCACGGCGTGTTCGACTTCATTCGCGCCGAGGACAAGGACGGCGAGATCTACTGGACGCTGTACGACTCGCGCGACATCGACTGCGAGTTCATCTGGCAGATCGCGTCGCGCCAGGGCAAGAAGGTCGCGGCACTGAACTTTCCGCTGACTGCGCCGGCACCCGAGAACGTCAACGGCTGTGTCGTGCCGGGCTTCATCCCGGCCAAGCATCTGCGCCGCAACACCTATCCGCGCGAGCTGTTCGACCGCATGAAGCAGGACATTCCCGGCTTCGACCCCAAGGAACTGGCCTGGGATTTCGACAATGAAAAGCAGGCGATGGAAAAGCTTTCGGAAGAGGACACCGAAAGCTGGGTGCGCTATCACCTGCCGCGCGAGGAACAATGGTTCCGCGTGGCCGAGTACATCATGCAGAACGACGATCCGGACCTGATGGCGGTGATGTTCGACGGCACCGACAAGATCCAGCATCAGGCCTGGGCGTTCCTCGATCCCGAACTGGTGCCGGCCAATCCGGAGCCCTGGGAAAAGCGCATGCGTGATGTCTGCCTCGAATATTTCCGCAACCTGGACGGCTACATCAAGCGCCTCGTGGAACTGGCCGGCCCGGACGCGCAGGTATTCTTCGCCTCCGACCACGGCTTCACCGCATCCACCGAAGTGCTGCGCATCAACGCGTTCCTGGCCGACAAGGGCTATGTGAAATGGGCCGAGAGCGACGGCAGCGAGCAGGCGCTGCGTCGCGAGGCCAGCGATTTCGCCAACCTCGACTGGGCCGGCACCACCGCCTATTGCCGCACGCCGTCCTCGAACGGCATCAACATTCGTGTGGCCGCCAAGCCCGGCGACTCCGGCGTTCCGCCGGAACAGTACGAAAGTTTTCGCGAAAAGCTGATCGACGACCTCTACTCCCTGACCAATGAAAAGGGCGAGCCGGTGGTCATCGATGTCCTCAAGCGCGAGGACTGGTTCCCCGGCAAGCACATGGAGCGCGCGCCGGACCTGACGCTGGTGCTGCGCGATCACGGCTTCGTCTCGATCCGCAATTTCCAGCCGGTCGTGATCCAGCGCGAACTCGCGGCCGGCACCCATCATCCGGACGGCATCTTCATGGCCTATGGCCCTGGTGTCGCCGCATCCGGCATGATCGACCGGCGCCAGATCGTCGACGTGGCGCCCACGCTGCTGCACAGCGTCGGCCTGAAAGTGCCGAAGGATTTCGAGGGCGAAGTCCCCGCGGCATTCTTCAGCGAACAATGGCTGGCGCAGAACCCGGTCCAGCACGGTGCCAAGACCAAGGCGCCGGGCGAACGCCAGGCCGGCGAGGAAATGGACGAAAAGGAAAAACAGCAGCTGATGGAACAGCTGCAGATGCTCGGTTACATGGAGTGA
- a CDS encoding alpha/beta hydrolase — MASLELADGCSLEYQQLGEGPDLVLVHGLATNRAFWYASLAQALKHAFRVTLYDLRGHGYSGMSPRGYSAVDQAQDLAALFEAAGIESADLVGHSYGGGIALEFAVRHPQKLRRLVLMDSKINRLQPEQHLCDSPHLSTMEVEIAERAGLDWEREPQVGLRYLEVTARLRAEQWAPQARDAFTPFGEGRGGMRGARQYLKLLDETEAPREFLAMGASAERIAQIEVPTLLLYGERSRCLPSGRALAATLPDTQFRVVPEAGHFFPASHAALIAGWTADFLGSQLELPAG; from the coding sequence ATGGCAAGCCTTGAGCTGGCCGATGGCTGCAGCCTCGAATATCAGCAGTTGGGCGAAGGGCCGGACCTGGTGCTGGTGCACGGGCTCGCCACCAATCGGGCGTTCTGGTACGCCTCGTTGGCGCAGGCGCTCAAGCATGCCTTCCGCGTCACCCTGTACGACCTGCGCGGTCACGGCTACAGCGGCATGAGCCCGCGCGGCTACTCGGCGGTGGATCAGGCGCAGGACCTTGCCGCGCTGTTCGAGGCCGCCGGCATCGAGTCGGCGGACCTGGTCGGTCACAGCTACGGTGGCGGCATTGCACTGGAGTTTGCCGTGCGCCATCCGCAGAAACTTCGTCGCTTGGTGCTGATGGACAGCAAGATCAACCGTCTGCAGCCCGAGCAGCACCTCTGCGATTCGCCGCATCTGTCGACCATGGAAGTCGAGATCGCCGAGCGTGCCGGGCTGGATTGGGAACGCGAGCCGCAGGTGGGCCTGCGTTATCTGGAAGTCACCGCACGCCTGCGCGCCGAGCAGTGGGCGCCGCAGGCGCGCGACGCCTTCACGCCGTTCGGCGAAGGGCGCGGCGGCATGCGCGGCGCGCGTCAATATCTGAAACTGTTGGACGAAACCGAGGCACCGCGCGAGTTTCTGGCGATGGGCGCCAGCGCCGAGCGCATTGCGCAGATCGAGGTCCCCACGCTGTTGCTGTACGGCGAACGCTCGCGCTGCCTGCCGTCCGGTCGCGCACTGGCCGCGACACTGCCCGATACACAATTCCGCGTGGTACCGGAAGCGGGCCACTTCTTCCCGGCGAGCCACGCGGCGCTGATCGCTGGCTGGACGGCGGATTTCCTGGGTTCGCAACTGGAGCTGCCGGCGGGCTAG
- a CDS encoding DUF4232 domain-containing protein: protein MHHRIVVLSVVVAICGCTGDHSKGNSSEAPAMATGTPSACPANYLSVRLNRVDAGAGQRVIRAGIYNDSARSCVLSGYPGIRPLSAAGRPVSDIEVRRAAVETQTRPVELAPGAQADFSIAFGVIEGEPEGCPEATSIEVMPPDSETAIGTLDSPVRACGSHVEVTPLVGARSKAPGA from the coding sequence ATGCACCACCGCATCGTCGTACTGTCGGTGGTGGTCGCGATCTGCGGCTGCACCGGCGATCACAGCAAAGGAAATTCATCGGAAGCGCCCGCCATGGCAACGGGTACCCCGAGCGCCTGCCCCGCCAACTATCTCAGCGTCCGTCTGAACCGGGTCGACGCCGGCGCGGGCCAGCGTGTGATCCGCGCCGGCATCTACAACGACAGCGCACGAAGCTGCGTGCTCAGCGGCTACCCCGGCATACGGCCATTGAGCGCCGCCGGCAGGCCCGTTTCAGACATCGAAGTGCGGCGCGCCGCCGTCGAGACCCAAACCAGACCGGTGGAACTGGCGCCCGGCGCGCAGGCCGATTTTTCGATCGCCTTCGGCGTGATCGAGGGCGAGCCGGAGGGCTGCCCCGAAGCGACTTCGATCGAGGTGATGCCGCCGGACAGCGAGACCGCCATCGGCACGCTCGACAGCCCGGTTCGGGCCTGCGGCTCGCACGTCGAAGTCACACCGCTGGTCGGCGCGAGGTCGAAGGCGCCCGGGGCCTGA